From a region of the Bermanella marisrubri genome:
- a CDS encoding YoaK family protein: MIKQLPRWVEHGAFLLSLMAGLINAIGFMGFKHQAITHVSGLATQFSLSVASHNPSIHLLLILVSFLIGALISGLLIKHTYFEQHQNYSIPLLLEAILLALAMFALLDHWVIGYYFASMACGLQNAMVTTFSGAIVRTTHLTGIMTDLGIMLGHALRGKNLDRRKLRLFSLIILGFIAGGIIGVYAFQVMALWSFSIAIVLACTMAMVYHFTIHVKQKSA; encoded by the coding sequence ATGATCAAGCAACTACCCCGTTGGGTTGAACATGGCGCTTTCCTATTAAGCCTGATGGCAGGACTGATTAATGCCATCGGCTTTATGGGTTTTAAACATCAAGCCATTACGCACGTGTCTGGATTGGCCACACAATTCAGCCTGTCGGTTGCGTCCCATAATCCTTCTATACATTTATTATTGATCTTGGTGAGCTTCCTAATCGGCGCGTTAATCAGTGGCCTACTCATCAAGCACACGTATTTCGAACAACACCAAAACTACAGTATTCCGCTACTCTTAGAAGCCATTCTATTGGCCTTAGCCATGTTTGCGCTGCTGGATCATTGGGTCATCGGATATTACTTTGCATCCATGGCCTGTGGTTTACAAAACGCCATGGTGACTACTTTTAGCGGTGCGATTGTGCGTACCACACACCTAACCGGCATTATGACGGACTTAGGTATCATGCTAGGACATGCTCTGCGAGGAAAAAATCTCGATAGGCGCAAGCTGAGATTATTTAGTTTGATTATCTTAGGTTTTATAGCGGGTGGAATTATTGGTGTTTACGCCTTTCAGGTAATGGCCCTTTGGAGCTTTAGCATCGCCATCGTACTCGCTTGTACCATGGCGATGGTGTATCACTTTACCATTCACGTTAAGCAGAAATCGGCTTAG
- a CDS encoding cytochrome b → MSKQHYSTTLKAIHWGTLLLVIAAFLSIEFREFYEKGTETRELFKFVHFQIGGLLLLLTIARLVIRKVQGVPDMVSMPKWQTAVAHGVHIALYACLIAMPILGVLTLVFAGKDTTVLGMEMQGWVAANKDFAHDLEEIHESIGEAFMWIIFLHAAGALVHHFVQKDDTLVKMKFSGR, encoded by the coding sequence ATGTCGAAACAACATTATTCAACGACACTCAAAGCTATACATTGGGGCACATTGTTATTGGTCATCGCGGCATTCTTAAGCATTGAGTTTCGTGAGTTTTATGAAAAAGGCACGGAAACCCGTGAGCTATTTAAGTTCGTACACTTTCAAATTGGTGGTTTGCTTCTATTACTCACCATAGCTCGCTTGGTGATTCGTAAAGTGCAAGGAGTGCCTGATATGGTCAGCATGCCTAAATGGCAAACAGCTGTGGCCCATGGTGTGCATATTGCTCTTTATGCATGCTTAATCGCCATGCCCATTTTAGGTGTATTAACGTTAGTATTTGCAGGGAAAGATACCACGGTTCTGGGTATGGAAATGCAAGGTTGGGTTGCGGCCAATAAAGACTTTGCTCACGATTTAGAAGAAATTCATGAGTCCATCGGCGAAGCCTTTATGTGGATTATCTTTTTGCACGCCGCCGGTGCATTAGTGCATCACTTTGTGCAAAAGGACGATACCCTCGTAAAAATGAAGTTCTCAGGACGTTAA
- the dsbD gene encoding protein-disulfide reductase DsbD: MKRFLLLIMILISGLAINSHGTESEFLPVEQAFAYEYSIENNTISIQWDIEDGYYLYLERIQLKQGETPLNIRFQQTPKTKVDDYFGKTEVFHHQLNANASLTGAEPLKLRFQGCAEAGLCYPPVKVNMPVSNFHSSDSLAKNSATISASDAGSEMDQISQILSGNSLLWQILVFFALGIGLAFTPCVFPMIPILSSIIVGQGESITTRRAFFMSLTYVIAMASTYAIAGTAMGYFGAEANVQMYLQNPWVITSFAAVFVALSLSMFGLYEIVLPRFIQDRLTNVQNAQQGGSLVGVGIMGMLSALVVSPCVSAPLAGTLVYISTTGDALLGGLALLALGLGMGVPLLVIGTGGGRFMPKSGVWMNTVKSLFGIALLAIAIWLLGRVISAQFVLLLWGILLIATAVYFGALSKSTDNGSRTRQGIFLGLLIYGSTMVVGSAMGNSDVFQPLKMHLHADTASTKVESLIVKTDDVNKVNQVVNGNNGKWVVIDLYADWCASCKIMDKEIFKHPETQSLLQELAVVKLDITSNQEAHRQFLNEHGIYGPPAIVLYKDGLAQPKQNLIGEVSRQTFMVHMQTLL, encoded by the coding sequence ATGAAGCGGTTTCTGCTATTAATTATGATTCTTATTTCGGGCCTAGCTATTAATAGTCATGGGACCGAAAGTGAGTTTTTACCGGTAGAGCAAGCCTTTGCTTATGAGTATTCCATTGAGAACAATACCATTAGTATCCAATGGGATATTGAGGATGGTTATTATTTATATCTTGAGCGCATCCAACTTAAACAAGGCGAGACGCCTCTCAATATCCGTTTTCAGCAGACACCTAAAACGAAAGTGGACGATTACTTTGGAAAAACAGAGGTGTTCCATCACCAGTTAAATGCTAACGCTAGTCTAACAGGGGCTGAACCGCTTAAACTCAGATTTCAAGGCTGCGCCGAAGCAGGTTTGTGCTATCCGCCAGTCAAAGTGAACATGCCAGTTTCTAACTTTCATTCAAGCGATAGCTTGGCAAAAAATAGCGCAACGATCAGTGCCTCAGACGCAGGTTCTGAAATGGATCAAATTTCTCAAATTCTTTCGGGCAATAGTTTGCTTTGGCAAATTCTTGTATTTTTTGCGCTAGGAATTGGCTTGGCATTTACGCCTTGTGTCTTTCCGATGATCCCTATCCTTTCCAGTATCATCGTAGGTCAGGGTGAATCCATTACCACCCGTCGAGCCTTTTTCATGTCGCTCACGTATGTCATTGCTATGGCCTCGACTTATGCCATAGCCGGTACTGCCATGGGTTATTTTGGTGCTGAAGCCAATGTGCAAATGTATCTGCAAAACCCATGGGTCATTACAAGTTTCGCCGCAGTATTTGTTGCTCTGTCTTTGAGTATGTTTGGTTTATACGAGATCGTCTTGCCTCGCTTTATTCAGGACCGCTTGACCAATGTTCAGAACGCCCAACAAGGTGGCAGCTTAGTCGGTGTTGGCATTATGGGGATGTTATCAGCATTGGTGGTGAGTCCATGCGTGAGTGCGCCTTTAGCTGGCACTTTGGTTTATATCTCAACCACGGGTGATGCCCTGCTTGGCGGGCTCGCACTACTTGCTTTGGGTTTAGGCATGGGCGTACCGCTTTTAGTGATCGGAACCGGTGGCGGTCGATTTATGCCGAAATCTGGTGTATGGATGAATACTGTGAAAAGCCTATTTGGCATTGCTCTTTTAGCGATTGCCATTTGGCTGTTAGGACGAGTGATCAGTGCGCAATTCGTACTTTTACTATGGGGTATTCTATTGATCGCTACCGCGGTGTACTTCGGCGCACTATCTAAAAGTACCGACAATGGTTCCCGCACTCGCCAAGGAATTTTCCTAGGGCTTCTAATATATGGTTCAACTATGGTGGTTGGTTCGGCTATGGGCAATAGCGATGTATTTCAGCCATTAAAAATGCATCTACACGCTGATACAGCTTCGACCAAAGTTGAGAGCCTCATCGTCAAAACCGATGATGTAAATAAAGTTAACCAGGTCGTTAATGGCAACAATGGTAAGTGGGTTGTTATTGATCTTTACGCAGACTGGTGTGCCTCTTGTAAGATCATGGATAAAGAGATTTTTAAGCATCCAGAGACACAATCACTGTTACAAGAACTTGCTGTGGTCAAACTGGACATCACCAGCAATCAAGAAGCACATCGACAGTTTTTAAATGAACATGGCATCTATGGGCCCCCTGCCATCGTTTTGTATAAAGATGGCCTCGCCCAACCAAAGCAGAATTTAATTGGCGAAGTTTCTCGCCAAACATTTATGGTTCATATGCAAACATTGCTGTAA
- a CDS encoding TlpA disulfide reductase family protein, which translates to MLLRQKIFSVALLLTLSLSSQAEEWLSKFDLQQYQGQVVYLDFWASWCGPCRKSFPWLNEMEDRYKKDGLIIVGVNLDSDIEAAKRFLKNVPADFRVFSDPDGELADQYKLIGMPSSFVIDRNGEVRHRHVGFKKSDIDSYETSIQELLKEAS; encoded by the coding sequence ATGCTTCTTCGGCAAAAAATTTTTAGCGTAGCCTTGCTGCTTACGCTTTCATTATCCAGCCAGGCAGAAGAGTGGCTTTCGAAATTCGATCTGCAGCAATATCAGGGGCAAGTCGTGTATCTGGATTTTTGGGCGTCTTGGTGTGGCCCTTGTCGTAAGTCATTTCCTTGGTTAAATGAAATGGAAGATCGTTACAAAAAAGATGGCCTAATCATCGTTGGTGTTAACTTGGATAGTGATATAGAAGCCGCAAAGCGTTTCTTAAAAAATGTACCCGCTGACTTTCGCGTATTTTCTGACCCTGATGGAGAGTTGGCTGATCAATACAAATTGATTGGTATGCCTAGCTCGTTTGTCATTGATCGTAATGGAGAAGTACGCCATCGCCATGTTGGTTTTAAGAAATCGGATATTGATAGCTATGAAACCAGTATTCAAGAATTGCTGAAAGAAGCCTCTTAG
- a CDS encoding DUF4266 domain-containing protein — MNKRSSKVILVLSLFTLLSACSSMGVKPWERDVLAREDMALDSAPMDAAFDDHIYFSKEASSGGQTFGGGGCGCN; from the coding sequence ATGAATAAACGCAGCTCAAAAGTTATATTAGTTCTTTCCTTATTCACTCTATTGTCGGCCTGTTCGTCAATGGGTGTTAAACCATGGGAAAGGGATGTACTTGCCCGCGAAGATATGGCACTGGATTCAGCGCCCATGGATGCGGCCTTTGATGATCATATTTACTTTAGTAAAGAGGCCAGTTCTGGTGGCCAGACATTTGGCGGCGGCGGTTGCGGTTGCAACTAA
- a CDS encoding DUF3570 domain-containing protein: MSKKFKNIQTALKTATGCLLGATSLAQASPGIAGWDTDVAILIYNEQDRVSAIEPAISIKKEFDDESAVGFKLVLDSLTGASHNGAAQSDEIQTFSRPSGNGSYTTGVGEVPLDDTFRDTRINFSANYLQPINRLNRLMWTANVSNEYDFFSLGGSGTWLTDLNQRNTTLSLGLSFESNQIKPVGGTPVALTDMRSNSMTQLRDGDSETRTMAEVLFGVTQVIDRYTLAQVNLGFSQSDGYHNDPYKIVSVLDSNGDLIATNGLNGRYIYENRPDARSKQTLFARVKRDISGDVLDVSYRILNDDWGITSHTFDVRYRFNMTSANYWEPHVRYYQQGEADFYRYSLSENEALPAEVSADYRLADMTATTVGLKYGFTTPGGNQNSIRAELYQQSGDNDASSVDAFILQYNYKF; encoded by the coding sequence ATGTCAAAGAAATTTAAGAATATTCAGACCGCTCTTAAAACCGCCACAGGTTGTTTATTAGGGGCAACGAGTTTAGCGCAGGCTTCACCTGGTATTGCTGGTTGGGATACAGATGTGGCAATTCTAATTTACAATGAGCAAGACCGAGTCAGTGCCATTGAACCTGCCATCAGCATTAAGAAAGAATTTGATGATGAAAGTGCCGTGGGTTTTAAACTGGTTTTAGACAGTCTAACGGGCGCCAGTCATAACGGCGCTGCTCAGTCAGATGAGATACAAACCTTTTCTCGCCCTAGTGGCAATGGTAGCTATACCACAGGTGTGGGTGAAGTACCTTTAGACGATACGTTTAGAGATACTCGCATCAACTTTAGTGCTAATTATTTGCAGCCTATTAATCGCTTGAATCGCCTAATGTGGACGGCCAATGTCTCCAATGAATATGATTTTTTCTCCTTGGGTGGCAGTGGTACGTGGCTGACGGATTTGAACCAGCGCAATACCACATTGAGCTTGGGCTTGTCGTTTGAGTCTAACCAAATTAAGCCTGTTGGCGGTACACCGGTAGCATTAACCGATATGCGCAGTAATAGCATGACACAGCTACGAGACGGTGATTCAGAAACCCGCACCATGGCAGAAGTCTTATTTGGTGTGACCCAGGTGATTGATCGTTATACCTTGGCGCAAGTGAATTTAGGCTTCTCACAGAGTGACGGGTATCACAATGATCCATATAAAATTGTATCGGTATTGGATAGTAATGGTGACTTGATTGCTACAAATGGTTTGAATGGCCGTTACATCTATGAGAATCGTCCGGATGCTCGCAGCAAGCAAACCTTATTTGCTCGTGTTAAGCGTGATATCAGTGGAGATGTACTGGATGTGTCGTATCGCATCTTGAATGATGATTGGGGTATTACTAGTCATACCTTTGATGTGCGCTATCGTTTCAATATGACTTCAGCCAATTATTGGGAACCGCATGTTCGTTATTATCAGCAGGGCGAGGCCGACTTCTATCGCTATAGTTTGTCTGAAAACGAAGCCTTGCCAGCTGAAGTCAGTGCGGATTATCGCCTAGCGGATATGACAGCCACCACCGTTGGCTTGAAGTATGGCTTTACTACACCTGGTGGTAATCAAAATAGTATTCGCGCAGAACTGTATCAGCAAAGCGGTGACAATGATGCGTCCTCAGTGGATGCCTTTATCTTGCAATACAACTATAAGTTTTGA
- a CDS encoding FAD:protein FMN transferase, protein MAVSDKAINIEQTSTGFIGRFQAMASPCEVHVETLDRILAQSVIDKVAEEAWRIEHKFSRYRDDNLLYQINQHQTVKLDDEFKRLIQFAQQCNELSDGLFDITSGVLRRVWSFDGGDRVPSDDEIQKLLPFIGFKKLKFDGDFLTVPDGMEIDLGGIGKEYAVDRCLQLAREQVNAPILVNFGGDLACNGPRIVEESSLKKGKPVPWQVGIEKVGGGASAVIRLSRGALATSGDARRYLLKDGIRYSHILNPKTGQSFTSAPKSITVAANTCVEAGLFSTLAMLQGADATHFLKEQEIDYWVQE, encoded by the coding sequence ATGGCTGTATCGGATAAAGCAATCAATATCGAGCAAACGTCCACTGGTTTTATTGGTCGCTTTCAAGCCATGGCCAGTCCCTGTGAAGTACATGTAGAAACTCTCGATCGCATTCTGGCCCAATCCGTTATCGATAAGGTTGCTGAAGAAGCTTGGCGTATTGAACACAAATTTAGTCGTTATCGCGATGATAATCTGCTTTATCAAATTAATCAGCATCAAACCGTAAAGCTAGATGATGAATTCAAACGTCTAATACAATTTGCGCAGCAATGCAATGAACTCAGTGACGGCTTATTTGATATTACCTCTGGAGTTTTACGCCGTGTTTGGTCATTTGATGGCGGTGATCGAGTCCCCAGTGATGATGAAATCCAAAAGCTATTGCCATTTATCGGATTCAAAAAGCTAAAGTTTGACGGAGACTTCCTAACTGTTCCTGATGGGATGGAAATCGATCTGGGTGGTATCGGGAAGGAATATGCAGTGGATCGTTGCTTACAGTTAGCCCGCGAACAAGTCAACGCGCCAATACTAGTTAACTTTGGTGGTGATTTGGCATGTAATGGTCCACGTATAGTTGAAGAGTCGTCGTTAAAAAAAGGCAAGCCTGTTCCTTGGCAGGTCGGAATAGAAAAAGTCGGAGGCGGTGCTTCTGCCGTGATTCGTCTTTCTCGTGGGGCACTCGCAACCAGCGGTGATGCTCGCCGTTATTTGTTGAAAGATGGCATTCGCTACAGCCATATCCTAAATCCTAAAACGGGTCAAAGTTTTACGTCAGCGCCCAAAAGCATCACGGTTGCAGCCAATACTTGTGTAGAAGCCGGGTTATTTTCAACGTTAGCAATGTTGCAAGGTGCCGATGCGACGCATTTTCTTAAAGAGCAAGAGATTGATTATTGGGTTCAGGAGTAG
- a CDS encoding response regulator encodes MRILLLEDDQALADGLKQSLKNHNYACDQFDTIKAGMSAFEQESYDLVLLDLGLSDGDGLNFLQHVRKKSATPVMILTARDQIEDKIKGLDLGADDYMPKPFDVNELLARMRALLRRSVGESSNNITVQGLNINLQARTLSFENRDISLSRREFNLLEALATHQDKVMTRSQLEHSLYSWDDEIESNALEVHIHNLRKKLPVAIIKTVRGVGYMIKKSEEQ; translated from the coding sequence ATGCGAATTCTATTGCTAGAAGATGATCAAGCGTTAGCTGATGGTTTAAAGCAGTCTCTCAAAAATCATAATTATGCTTGTGATCAATTTGATACGATAAAAGCCGGTATGAGTGCCTTCGAACAAGAAAGCTATGACCTAGTTTTATTAGACTTGGGTTTAAGCGATGGTGACGGTCTAAATTTTCTTCAGCATGTTCGCAAAAAATCTGCAACGCCCGTGATGATCCTCACGGCTCGAGATCAAATCGAAGATAAAATCAAAGGTTTGGATCTAGGGGCCGATGATTACATGCCCAAGCCATTCGATGTAAACGAATTGTTAGCAAGGATGCGGGCTCTCTTACGACGTAGTGTGGGAGAGAGTAGTAATAACATTACAGTTCAGGGACTCAACATTAACCTACAGGCACGCACTTTAAGTTTCGAAAATAGAGATATCAGTCTTTCCCGTCGAGAATTTAATCTCCTTGAGGCGCTTGCGACACACCAAGATAAAGTGATGACTCGTAGCCAGCTTGAACACAGTCTTTATAGCTGGGATGACGAGATTGAAAGTAACGCTTTAGAGGTGCATATTCACAATTTACGTAAGAAGCTACCTGTCGCGATAATCAAAACCGTCCGTGGTGTGGGTTATATGATTAAAAAGAGCGAGGAGCAATGA
- a CDS encoding ATP-binding protein, translating to MPFRSISRFLVIAILSVLVIYHGVVYWSSRDQAIHEIEELFDAQLAHSSNILFNLLGESVSTIDQNNSHLPIVYHGLEEALSSQVDPDDVKALFYQRKIAYQIFNLEGKLLIKSNSAPLEPMAPQDAGFSRTDLDGESWRVFSLYDSDWDFWLHVGESEIIRDELSYNIARQTLLPGVISLPILLLLIILIVIVGLNPLKLLAQHIGKRDPKNLSPIQLLHIPSEIQPVLTAVNQVFSRLQDAIDREQRLTADAAHELRTPLSVIMIHAQNALEANDEDQRSHALRNLESGIKRISRLLEQLLTLSKINPESIPIGPVNLVSIAENVLSEMLPKIENKAQDIELVSEYRRLSIQGSEFLLEILMRNLVDNAINYTQTNGKINVTLSTEKDLVEISISDNGPGVPEEDMSKLKERFYRQNHKEGFGAGLGLSLVQSIVEFHHGSLSFKRNKPSGLCVFVSLPLESNKI from the coding sequence ATGCCATTTCGCTCCATTAGTCGATTTCTTGTTATTGCCATTCTTAGTGTGTTGGTTATTTATCATGGCGTTGTGTATTGGTCGAGTCGTGATCAGGCTATTCACGAAATCGAAGAATTATTTGATGCACAATTAGCCCATAGCTCAAATATATTGTTTAACCTGTTAGGGGAAAGTGTTTCTACTATTGATCAAAACAATAGTCACCTACCTATTGTTTATCATGGCCTAGAAGAAGCATTGAGTAGTCAAGTAGATCCAGACGATGTCAAGGCGCTGTTTTATCAGCGTAAGATTGCTTATCAAATATTCAATTTAGAGGGTAAGTTGTTAATAAAGTCAAATTCTGCACCACTCGAACCAATGGCACCTCAAGATGCTGGGTTCAGTCGAACAGACTTGGACGGTGAAAGCTGGCGGGTTTTCAGTCTATATGATAGCGATTGGGATTTTTGGTTGCATGTTGGCGAAAGTGAAATTATTCGTGATGAGCTTTCCTATAATATAGCGAGGCAAACGTTACTTCCGGGTGTGATCAGTTTGCCTATTTTACTCTTATTAATAATTTTGATTGTTATTGTGGGTTTAAATCCACTCAAATTATTGGCGCAGCATATAGGCAAGCGTGACCCTAAAAACCTTTCGCCAATACAGCTTCTGCATATACCGTCGGAGATACAACCTGTTCTAACGGCAGTTAATCAGGTTTTCTCACGGTTGCAAGACGCTATAGACCGTGAACAACGCCTAACAGCAGATGCAGCCCATGAGTTACGTACGCCTTTATCTGTAATTATGATTCATGCTCAGAACGCACTAGAAGCCAATGACGAGGACCAACGTTCTCATGCATTACGAAATTTGGAGTCGGGTATAAAACGTATATCTCGGTTATTGGAGCAGCTATTAACGCTTTCTAAAATTAACCCAGAGTCTATCCCCATCGGACCTGTTAATTTAGTCAGTATTGCAGAAAATGTTTTATCTGAAATGTTGCCGAAAATTGAAAATAAAGCTCAAGATATCGAGCTCGTTAGTGAGTATCGTAGACTCTCTATTCAAGGAAGTGAGTTTTTATTGGAGATTCTTATGCGTAACTTGGTCGATAATGCAATTAACTACACGCAAACAAACGGGAAGATAAACGTAACCCTAAGTACCGAAAAAGACTTGGTTGAAATTAGTATTTCTGATAACGGACCCGGAGTTCCGGAAGAGGATATGAGTAAGTTGAAAGAGCGCTTCTATCGACAAAACCATAAAGAAGGGTTTGGTGCCGGCCTAGGTCTGTCACTTGTACAATCCATTGTAGAGTTCCATCATGGATCTCTGAGTTTTAAAAGAAATAAACCAAGTGGGCTTTGTGTATTCGTGAGTCTGCCCCTAGAGTCCAATAAGATATAG
- a CDS encoding Leu/Phe/Val dehydrogenase — protein sequence MFDLMSQDKVQELHFSSNGPLKAIIALHNLRQGPALGGCRFIRYQNETQAIDDAIRLAKGMSYKAALAGVPQGGGKSVIMMPEGDFDRAELFSLFGKFINSLNGSYITAMDSGTSVSDMDIIRRQTPFVASSSNIGDPSPTTAKGIVLGLAEAVEQAFNQSVQGLTVAIQGLGHVGMVLAESLHQQGAKIIVCDVDEQKVDYAVKHFDAKAVSVNEIYSQQCDVFSPCGLGLSINDNTIKQLKCKVIAGCANNQLAHDGLGQQLHDLGILYTPDYVINSGGLIYASSNFRGLSLDKIDHQVLKLKDTLNKIFILSKQKNIPTQVIADEMAEHVLYGNDTTMQEAI from the coding sequence ATGTTCGATCTCATGTCCCAAGACAAGGTGCAAGAGCTGCACTTTAGTAGTAATGGTCCGTTAAAGGCCATCATCGCCCTACATAATTTACGTCAAGGCCCAGCACTGGGTGGCTGTCGTTTCATTCGATATCAAAATGAAACACAAGCCATTGATGATGCAATCCGTTTGGCAAAAGGTATGAGTTATAAAGCAGCGTTGGCTGGTGTACCGCAAGGTGGTGGTAAGTCTGTCATCATGATGCCTGAAGGAGATTTTGATAGAGCCGAGTTATTCTCTCTTTTTGGAAAATTTATTAATAGTTTAAACGGTAGTTACATAACCGCCATGGACTCTGGTACCAGTGTCAGTGATATGGATATCATTCGTCGTCAAACACCGTTCGTTGCTAGTTCCAGTAATATTGGTGACCCAAGTCCGACTACTGCTAAAGGTATTGTTTTGGGTCTGGCAGAAGCAGTAGAACAAGCGTTTAATCAATCTGTTCAAGGTTTAACCGTTGCTATTCAAGGCCTTGGCCATGTCGGTATGGTGTTAGCAGAATCTCTACATCAGCAAGGTGCGAAAATCATTGTTTGTGATGTGGATGAGCAAAAAGTCGATTACGCAGTTAAGCACTTTGATGCGAAAGCGGTATCGGTAAATGAAATTTATTCCCAGCAATGCGATGTGTTTAGCCCTTGTGGTTTGGGCTTGTCTATTAATGATAATACGATCAAGCAATTAAAATGTAAGGTCATAGCGGGCTGTGCTAACAATCAATTGGCTCATGATGGCCTCGGTCAGCAATTGCATGACCTAGGGATTCTCTATACCCCAGATTATGTGATTAACAGCGGTGGACTAATTTATGCGTCTTCAAATTTTCGTGGATTATCACTGGATAAAATTGATCATCAAGTTTTAAAATTAAAAGACACACTGAACAAAATATTCATCTTGTCTAAACAAAAAAATATCCCGACACAGGTGATTGCTGATGAGATGGCGGAACATGTTTTGTATGGCAATGACACCACTATGCAGGAGGCCATATGA
- the pdhA gene encoding pyruvate dehydrogenase (acetyl-transferring) E1 component subunit alpha codes for MKLSQSRVTEQGHVPLARFVIDWIQFLNEHGEWTQPRPDFATDEWLRDMYKHMVMTRVFDQKAIALQRTGQMGTYPSSLGQEAFATAIGIALQNEDVFVPYYRDHGTLLMRGYDMSDILAYWGGDERGSTTGPKQDLPLCVPIATQITHAAGAAAALKIKAQDNLVITTIGDGGTSKGDFFESLNVAGAWQLPLIVVVNNNQYAISVPREIQCGAKTLAQKAIGAGIHGVQVDGNDPMALYQALLEARQRIQQHKGATLIEAVTYRLGDHTTADDATRYRSNDEVKEAWLKDPVKRLQSLLASLNLWDEQREQDWQKQCAKSVDAAVKRYLAREPQQPAAMFDYLYEQWPEVMNEQLDLLIDKIDRMSSSH; via the coding sequence ATGAAACTATCGCAATCGAGAGTTACCGAGCAGGGGCATGTACCACTTGCTCGTTTTGTAATTGATTGGATTCAATTCTTAAATGAACACGGAGAATGGACTCAGCCTCGCCCAGATTTTGCCACGGACGAATGGCTCCGTGATATGTACAAACACATGGTGATGACTCGTGTGTTTGATCAAAAAGCCATAGCACTTCAGCGTACAGGTCAAATGGGAACTTATCCCTCAAGTTTGGGCCAAGAAGCCTTTGCAACAGCAATTGGCATTGCCTTACAAAATGAAGATGTTTTTGTTCCTTATTATCGTGATCATGGCACGCTACTTATGCGTGGCTATGATATGAGCGATATTCTTGCGTATTGGGGAGGAGATGAGCGAGGAAGTACAACTGGTCCTAAGCAAGATTTGCCACTTTGTGTGCCTATCGCTACTCAAATAACCCATGCAGCTGGCGCAGCAGCAGCGCTGAAAATTAAAGCACAAGATAATCTAGTGATTACCACAATTGGAGATGGCGGTACCAGCAAAGGAGATTTCTTTGAGAGCTTAAATGTTGCTGGTGCTTGGCAATTGCCGTTGATCGTAGTGGTGAACAACAATCAATACGCCATCTCTGTTCCACGAGAAATTCAATGTGGTGCTAAGACCTTAGCGCAAAAAGCGATTGGTGCAGGGATTCATGGTGTACAAGTTGATGGCAATGACCCTATGGCGTTGTATCAAGCCTTGTTAGAAGCTCGTCAGCGCATTCAACAGCACAAAGGGGCAACACTCATCGAAGCCGTGACTTATCGCTTGGGTGACCATACTACGGCTGATGATGCGACGCGTTATCGTAGCAATGATGAAGTGAAAGAAGCGTGGCTAAAAGACCCGGTTAAACGTTTGCAGAGTTTGCTTGCAAGTTTAAATCTATGGGATGAACAGCGGGAACAGGATTGGCAAAAGCAATGTGCCAAATCTGTCGATGCTGCAGTGAAACGGTATCTCGCACGAGAACCTCAACAACCTGCGGCTATGTTCGATTATTTATACGAGCAATGGCCAGAGGTTATGAACGAACAACTGGATTTGCTTATCGATAAAATCGATCGCATGTCTTCATCGCATTAG